Genomic segment of Papaver somniferum cultivar HN1 unplaced genomic scaffold, ASM357369v1 unplaced-scaffold_5, whole genome shotgun sequence:
gatttggaatgggtggCTTAATGGAGGTGGAGTTATTTCAAGTATAAATAATTGGTTGACCAACTAGAAACTTCTATAAACAGTCTTCTAACGGATccatttttcaaaattcaaaaaatagccGATAGGATGTGAGACAAAAAGGAAATTCGAGTATTTACGGATAGATCGACCAAGCCGTAAGTAAGTATAAACCTATAGGTTTTTTGGTATGTCAGATTTACGGTTAGGAAATCCATGTCGTAAGAGTATTTATGTAGCGGACCGGAGAATTTTCGCTTCCAACGGGTTGGGTTACGACCCGCTTGTCCTGCTTCGACTCTCTGATACGCCACTTAAGAAACTAGACTTTCAAAATTTCGGAACAATTCGATTAAGGGTCAAGTAAATGTCAGAATTGTCAGAGTAGTTCTGGATAACAGCCACCATCGGCCAGTGCCAATggtcttccgggtagccaccAAGGTGGTAGGGTGCCCAGTGGGCCTGACAACACACACCGCATCAGACGGGTGAGGAATGGACAGTGCCAAtgtcagggtagttctggttaccaACCATCGTTGCCGCAACGATCTTCCAGGTAGCCACCCATAGGTGGGGGgccccagtgggcctgacaatctcaccgtcccagacggttcaTCCAGATATAATGGAGGTGCCAATTATGGCCCagtagatggtatgaactgccttGCAGTAACCATTCCTTTTCAGATGATATAAGTTACCTCGCACGATAATAACCATTGCCTAACTCACTAGCCGCGacagatgatatgaattaccttGAATGGTAATAATCATTTCTTGTCTCACAAACTATATGGTTATCAAATGGTATGAATTATCTCGAAGACGCAACAATCATCTCATTTTTAGGTAGTATGAACAGCCAGTACTGCAACTACCTCTTACCAAAACATTTTATAAACTGTTAGGGTTGCAATCATCTCCGAATAGATAGTATGAACTGTCAAGCAGCAACCAAAACTTTCAGATGATATAAATAACCTTGCATAGTTATGCTGAACCGCATAGcaactgcctacgtaccctctccgttgctcgaagggatcaagcacgaccgtagttcgtcgtAGTTTGTTTaggtagtatgaactacataccCAAAATGACATACCCACAATGGTAGCAACTGGTAGCAACTATGTCTCACTTGATGATATCAAATAAACTTATTCTGTTTGCAGTGTTCGTAATAAATCATGGAGTAGAGCACTACTAAGCAAAGGTATCCAAATAAAATATTCCCTTCAAGTGATTTCTCGCATACGAGGAGTACAAATATGAAAGTAAGCAAGCAAGTAGTAAATTTCCAAGTTTCCAATACGTACATCAACATGGATCATTCATATAATGGTTCAAAGAGAAAATTAAATAATAATTTGTCAACCACAGCAAACTAAATTAAAATGGAATACAATAATACCTCAAGGTGCTAATAAATTCCTATAAACTTTCACGAAGGATTTCCAAAAGATGCTACATAACAGCTAAGTCCTTGCAGTagccgcaaaaaaaaaaaatatctacaaaACTAATTGTAGAAACATTGTATACCAACAACATAAGATCATTATGCCTGGTGACTATTAGATAGCTGTATGCATCTCGAACCCATAGTACATTTTACCCTCAGCCCAAAACACAAATAACAGACGTCTTGTTATAACATTACTATATCACTGTAGTTCTAGTACACATAATAAGCATACAAAATGATTAAGAGCACATATGCTTGAAACTTAAGTCAATACGGATGGGTATCCTTGTTAATCTAGATTGAGCTTTCAACTGCATGCCAATGAACTTTACTAATACGAATTCACAAGACAACCTACCTCAACAGCTAGCTGAGAGCTAAGGAAAATATTCGAATTACTGACCAAAAATCATAATGACAACAACCCATTCACTTATCGAGTACGAGTTATTCAATTACTCTAGAGAGCAATGGTGAATTGGGGAAGATAGGCACTTCCAAATTTCTTAGATCCAACAAAACTAATTCGAGTAGGTCCAATAATCCAAACAGAAAAACAAGTACCCAAAAATAAAACATCTAATTCCAATAATCCAAACAGAAAAACAAGTACCCAAAAATAAAACATCTAATTACTCCTCTGTTAACAGTTGCGGAACTTAGACTAAACAAGTACGAAATAGCAAACATAGTGGACAAACTGAACACTTAAATGCACAATTCACTAAACATAATAAACACATAGTACACTTAGACAAGAAGGATTCAAAATCCAGATCATTAAATTAACAAAACAGTATTCATTTCCAACTGACGACTAAATACTATCTCTAACGAAGATCTCAATGAAGTCATGTATATAATATTAAGGAGATGAACACTCAATCCAGTTCAACTGTTATAGTTCATAACATATCACTTCAATTAAAATCCGAAACAACAATCCATTGATCGAATCATAACTATAACTAAGATTTTGCGCATAAACTTTAAGGTTAAAGATCAAGTTACGACTGCTTTTGTATTCTCAAACGAGACTTCATTCTTACAGCGTAGTTGCAGAAAGACCATGTTTGGAGTGCTTACCATTGTCCATTTGTTTTGAAATTTTTAAAGATTAATCATCACAAAAATGGGTTGTTCATAtccaaaaatcaaagaaatccATGCAATCTAAGTGTCTCGTTTAAATCTCAAAACTCTATCAAGTTGTGGAAATTCTGCAGCATAGTTCTCTGTAATCCAGCAGGTTTTTCTGCTTTCACACGTCTGATCATCCTGAAAATTTGAACCGGTTTTCCTGGCGTATCTAAGAGTAACATATCCAAAAATCACTGCGTTCTAACGGTTAGATTTCAACTTACAGTTCCAACTATACATGTCTTAAATCTTAAAAAGACAAGTTCGAAATTGAAGCTAAGTTTTTATTGCCTCAAGTTCCTCAACTGAACTTTCAAGAATCAGTGATGCAAACAAAATGATAACTTCATCAAGCAAATAAGTTCTCTAATAAGAACAAGAAGGGATTCATAGATTCTTAAAACGCGGTTTATACGGAATCCTCGCATTAAACATTAAAGTGACAAGAAAAGAGAAGTTAGATTCTAAAAAAAGTTTCGACCATAGAGACGTATTTGAGCAATAATCCCAACCAAAATATGAATTAAAGAGATTAACAAAAACCCATATGAACTTCTTATACAATTTGAAGGAGTAGCATTGAGTTAGAAGAAACCCCATCCTCCaacatgaaccctaatttcattcaATTATGTCAAGTAAATTTGAACATGAAATCAAAGCATGTAGTAGATGATGTTGAGATAATTATGGAAACATCTCATGAATTGAAGAAAATAACACAAGATTGagcaaaatccctaattttcatcaagaaccctaatttactAAACTTCCAAAATAACTTTGGAAGACATAAAATTGAGCATGTTTATAAATTACCCAATGTTTCACATCGATCTAACTCCAGGAATCTAAGTTCACTTTTATTAAAACTTCTTAGAATCAATATTGGCATGATTGAGtagaaataaaaacataaatgtCATATATCTCTCTTAGAGATTCTTTTCAAGCCAAAAATCCTTGGAACAATTATGAGCCCAGCTTTTTTGATTTCTCAACGAATTTTCGAGAATCCTTCCTCGGAAAATTCAAGCTCTTTTCCGTTTTCAGTAGAGACAgagcaaagaagaaaagaacaagaATGAGGAGAAGGAATAAAATTCCCCCTTCTTTCTCTGTTCTTCCCTCTCTCTCCCTGCAACTCTCTCTGCAAAAATTGTTTTTAGGTTAAGATGGCGagatgaaagaagaaaaagaatcgaTTGTGGATTTTCCTTCCTTCCCCAAAACGATAAATATGTAACCTCGCCTTCTCCGTCTCGTTGTGACACGTGCTTAACTGCTTGGGTCCCTATTATAGCTCcccaagactttggttaaggcagactCTATATCTAGAGACGACCAGTTATTATTGAGGCAACCTAGAAATTGCTAAAAACACTTGAGTATCAAAGTCGTAGGCGCTCTAAGTGCAGAATTGGGTTAATGGATTTGGTTCAATCCGTGGAAAACACTAGGGTCTTACAATTTAGTTTGTGTCAGATTTGCAGTTTGGAGTCCCAACCGGAAACCAGATACATGGTCCAGATATCTTGTCGTATCACGATCTccgtattttttttggttttcataGAAACTCAAGGATAGGTCCTTCTCAACCGCAAATGCAACATGGTTGGTTTACCTAACTGTGTTTGGTATTACGGTCAAGAGTTTCGAACCGATACTAACCTACAAAAACTCAAAAATAACGATTAGGATTTCTAACTGTGGGTAAATGCTAATGGCTTGGAAACCCAACAGCTAATGTTTGGAggtttatttttatatatcaatTATAGACACTTACGACTTGGTTTTGTGAACCATCGGCCCGGCCGTAAGTGTGCCACATTTTCCTAAATGTTGATTTTCTTCATCATTACTTACATTTAGACAAAAGGAAAGACTAATTCATTCATACATGCAAATGTATAAAAATTCATCTGTCCAAATCAAAAACCAAACaacgaaaatactaaaaataaaaagtCTCTGATGATAAAAAAAATCCATTACACTACATCTCCATTAGTCATTCACTGGATCCCTCGCTCGATCCAGACTCCGAAACCCGATCGTGATGCCTCATACGAATCCTAGTATTCTTTatcctcttccagaagattttCTACAACTTTTAGCATTTTTACCTCGATCACGATTACCCTGAACTGGAGTTTttttttacctccaccacgtccacctAGACCACTTAGACCTTTTCCACTTTTATCACTTGTACCTCGACCACGTCCACCTTTTTGACCTCCACCACATCCTCCTCAAGCATCTTTTCCTTGATTTGATTGAACATGCTCACTGTAGAGAGTATCTGAGTCCTCATTTGAAGAAGGGGACCTATACCTCTTCCTTATCCTTGGTTGGTCATCTTCATAAGCATATAAACCTCCTTTGTCAGGGTTTATTTTGCTTTTAACTCGATTCTGGAGTAATCTTTGTTCTGGTACCGTTAACTTTTTACCTAATTAATAGTACGGCTCAAGTCCTCGACCACCTAATTAACTCTTTATCTATATTTCGTATcaaatacacaaactttaattattCGTAGATAATTAAAACAAATACACATACAAACATAAGATTAGTAGTATACATACCACCACCTCCTTCCAATTACTATCATCATCCCTTGATTTCCTTGATGTCGAACTCTCTCCTTTCTTGAAGTATTTTCTCTCTTCCGGATCCAAATTTTCTACATAAGGATGAGACCACTCATGATACTGTTTGTAACTCGCATCCGCATCGGAAGTTCCATGAGAATCTTCAAGTCATCTTCTAATCATTTGGTTTACTTCTTCGGAGCAAGCATTCCAATAATGATCGATCGATGGTCCTAGTTCATAGTTCAATTTGAAATCCTTCTCAGTAAATTGGGAGTTGTGTACGCTCAGTTTAAAACGAGAGGGTTTATGTACTCGTTTCTGGACAATACCAATTTGACGGAGCGTTCTGTGAGGATCTAAAATAACGAAATCGGTTGGATAAAACGAAGGTCCATGGTAGGTCGCCACATTAGAAAATACTCTATCACCAACTttatcttctccttcttcatCAAGTCTTAAATATGGattaaaaactacatcatcaaTTGTCAAAGCATCCAACGATTTCCTCGTTCGACCATTTCCGTCTCTTTAGTCGTGTTGGGTCCCTGCAAAGGGGTATCTTCCTCCTGTAGGTGTCTCTAGAGGCTGCTTCTTATCCCGAGAAGGCCTCAAGCATTAAAAATGGTCGTACGCCCATGATTATgggaaaaaaatattataaataaaATATTACGCACAAAccaatataaaattagaaaaaaatttgtatatgaaaacaaaaacatacctggaaaaaagcAACACATCCCACAATTTGTGTTTAATTCCACCCAGAAGCTTTGCAAAAACCTTCCATCATACTAGAAAGGAGGGAAAACAAGACGGATCGATCTCTTGGCTCACTCGAAGGTCTCTCATTCTTCTTAGGAGGTAAAAACTCCATAGCATCAATGATTTTTCTTGCTGAATAATTTTGTGGATACTTATTCTTCTCCCTTTTCTTCTCCATCGATACGGCTTTACCCTTATCAATATCAACAACAACACTTATTTCAACAACCACAATtgcaccttcatttcctccacctTCACTCCCTCCACAAATGGAAACTCCAACTTCACTTACTCCACAATTTTCAACTCCATATTTATTTCCTCCAACAGTGGCAattccaccttcatttcctccaccATTGACAACTCCACTTCCAATCTTTGCATTTGCACCCAATGATTTTGTGTGATGAGATTGCGGACTCGGGACGTTACAAGGTGTTACTTCTTGTGACCTTTTCTTCCTTTTCGTTTCTTATGTTCAAAGTTGATTACATATCAAAATTTTATATAACGGTATTCAAACAAGACCAAAAAACGAAAGCAAATAGGTAAATACGGTTGGGAAAGATGTATACAACCAAGCTGTAACATGAAACAAAGCTCAGGAAAAATTGGCATTCCCAGTTGTAAACAGTTTTATGGATAGTCACTTCAGCAATTGACCAACAAGTAACACCAATAGAGGCCAGGAAATAATATTTATGGTTTGGTTTCTCAAATTACAGGTAGGAACAACCTAGCCGTAAACACTACCGCTAGATTAATTTgcaaacaaagaagaagatatgGGTAGGAAAAACATAGACGTGACCACTACAGATGGGACTTTGAGTAATTGACCTAGCCGTAACATATATAGAAGTTAGGAGATAAATCTACCACTTGGTTTCTCATATTACGTCTAGGAAAAACCTAGCCATAAACACTACAACTGGATTAAATTTCAAACACATGAGAAGATACGGCTAGGTTATGTTGCGGTTTGGATTCTTCAGTTCTCATCTATCCCACCTGTATTTCGGCTAGTATTCCCAACCGTAAACAATTTCTGAAAATTTTTTTCagacctattttttttttaaaatcaactGAATAATCATTCAAATGCttaaataaagattggattttTTTAATTCATATCTTATTACAGTCATATCTGGAGTACCGACGACTGGTTCATCTCAttcattcacttcttcttgatcttcagtttcatcttcatttAATGAATATGATTTTCTGGTTCAGGAGGAGGTTGTTTCGGATTCGATCCTGATTTTTCCTTCGTCGTCACCATCGTTTTATATAATGAATTTCATCgacgataatttttttttttgaattgctaaacacagaagaagaagaaaagaaatatatgagaagaagaggaggagacacactgattataattttcagtttgttttttgtttttaatttgattaattagttaatggaaaggcaaaggagaaaaaaaaaacaaaatttattgAGGGTATTTTTAAACTTTTACATAGACTAGGTCCACGTATCCACATTTTGGTTATAACTACCAAtttgctagttttttttttttttttaaggaaacatcttgatttcattaatattgtaAAATTGAATACATGGTTACCAAATACGTCAAAGATGAgaataataaaaaattacataTATCTTGTTTCACAAAGGAAACTGATATTTGAAAAATGGCTTTAGAAATAAAATTCTGCCATTGAGATTTGTCTTCTTCAATAAGTGTATAATGTCCCAGAGGGAAGTAATCTGCCTGTTTCATCATTATCACAATTTTCTGTAGCCACTGATCTTCAAAGAATTGGAAAACCATGACCACTTCTGAAAAATTGCCAGCGATGATACATTTGGTAAGATTGTAACAATCATACGAAGCGCCCTTAAGGCTATAAGAAACATCTAATTGGCACATAGAAGCCATTAGATGGATGAagtcaattgaaaacaaaataaaaacattaattacaaaccctaaaatcactaaagagtgatttttttatttaatactAATAGGTAATGATATTTATGTTGGAAAATTAACCcttttcgacaattattcgacccttTTCCAATTGAATTGGCGTGTACAAACAGGTCAATGAATATCGCCGCCAGGATACTTGAAGCCCCACAACAGTGTTCGATTCAAAACTTGTACGACCTTgagccaaccaagaacacactggtttttttttcttctgatgatgcttgtaagaaagAAAACATAGAGAGTTGAGATGTGCTTTGAATAGAAAACTAGTCTCCTATTTAAAGAGAAGATTACACCCTTTGGAGATGACTCTTCATCTCTACATACATCTTTTTAGAGTGAATAGGCACGTCTCTTCCTTCAATGCGTCCATTGGTGAAACGAGATTTCTATTCAGTTTTTCTAACAGACAATGGAAGCCCTAGAACAACCTAAATGCCTACAATTCAAGAgtttattgaaaatatccaacaatttATATTAAATCTGCTAAATGATCCGAAGATTTCGGATCAAATATGACAAATTTGGATTAAATCTAAGAGATTTTAGGAAGATTTATTTATGGAGAAAAAACGGTTTTTTTTTTGCCAAGATGTGTCTCGTTCAAATTAGCTTGTGCCGAGTCAAAGTTGTGGTGCTCTAATAAAATATTTACACCTACTTCAATCTGACCCGTGTGAATCCGAGTCATCTCTTTAAATCCAAGCGCCCCGAGTTCACAATCTTTTCCAAATCACTTTCCTCTTTCTTCATTCTCTCTCAGTCTCCTGAACTCATTTCTCTGAAACCACTCACATTTTGAGGTATTTTGTTGAACTAAATCTTCATTTCTATGTTCTGATTGTTCGATTTCCATATATTTTGAATGTTCCATTAACAATAATCCTAGTATCATTGGTTCGAAtgaaattttaggtttttgaatttgtttttagtAATCAGGAGTACCTTACATTTTATTGCTGTATCAGTGTTAACCCATCAAATATTCTTGTGATATTACTGTATTAGGGGGTTTAAATGAAGAATCGAGGTAAAACCATGGCAACATAATTTTTTCaataattttatgttttttttttttttgaattttcctTTCTTGTTTGTATGATTATTTCAAGGGGACACATATCAATATGATGAGGGAGGTAGCAGAGGATAGAATCAGTAATTTACCGAACtcacttcttcaccatatcctttCGTTTCTTCGTATCAAAGATGGTTCTCGTACTAGCATAATATCAAAAAGATGGAACTACATATGGACCACTATCCCCACACTTCATTTTGAGAACTTCATTTGCTTGAGGATCGAGGAATTCATGGATTTTGTGGATGGTACATTGCATCGTCATAATAAGTAAAACATAGACAAGTTCTCTCTCGCCTGCGATCCCCACTTGAAAGAATCTCGGGTTCGTTCTTGGCTCTCTAATTTGATAAGGGGTAATGTTAAAGAGCTCAGTCTAAAGTTAATCCAAGATGGAGACCACCCGTTGTTTATACCACTGTCTCTTTTTACCTGTGAATCACTGATATCGTTGGAGCTAAATACTTATCCTAGTATCCGCCTTCCTAAATATATCAATTTTCCAAGTCTCAAGCGCCTTGAACTTTCTAAATTTGATTGTAGCAGTGAGTGCTGGAATGAGGAACTCTTTTCAAATTCACCTGTCCTTGAAGAACTGATTCTGAAATTCGGCATTTTTAGTATGAGGAATTTCTCCATTTCAATCCCTACACTCAGACTCCTGAAGATTGATACTTCGAAAAATGTTTTACAAGACTGTGTTTTCAAAATGGATGCACCGAGGCTTGTAAGTTTCACCTACTGGGGCTCTGAGGCAAAAGAATTTGTCTTGTCCAGCTTTCTGGTTCTCGTGAAAGCAGATGTTTGCTTTTactttgatgaagaatttgatagTCCGGAAGAAAGGAGGAGGGTACTTTTTTCCCTTGCACATGTGAAGTGTCTTATTGTGTGCAATAGAACCCTTCAGGTATTCTTGCTTACATCTGTCTTAAGAATAGTTAGTTTTGTGTTTCTTTCTCCTTCTATGGTATAATTTGTCTCCTTCCAACTGACTTATTTGTTACTATGCCTTGTGATAAACAGGCTATCTGCCCCAGGTACTATGAGTCGAACTATCTGCCGACATTTTATAATGTCAAAATGTTGAACATATCTGACGTAATAAACACTGATGAAGGACTAATTGCTTTGCTCAAAGCAGCTCCTAATCTGGAGTCGCTCGTATTTGAGATGGCAAGTGCTCGGACCTAATTTTTCTGCATACCGTCATTGGATATCGAGCAAAATTCAAGTATCGGTCTGTTAACTTATTATGTCTATAGAAATTTATCATTTGATATCTTTTtattgtttcaatttcaattccagcaTATGGAGGATGAAACAACAGACAGCTATGACAATGAAAATGAAGGAGATGCGGCTGATGTTGCTGAGTGCGGAAGCAATGATGAGTGTGAAGACAACTATGACGAGAAAGATTATAGTTCTTTGCTCGGTATTGTGACTACTGGATGTATGTTTTTACACCTCAAATCAGTTTGCTTTCAGGCATTTACTGGAAAACCAACGTAGCTGATGTGGGTGAATTTGATATCGAGGAATGCAAAAGCTTTGGAAATAATGACTATCCGCTACTATAATTATTCTGATTGCTCTGTAAATGCTACAAGTGAAGAACAACTTATGTTACAGGTACCAAGAATTCCAAGAGCCTCACCTGGTTGTGTGATTAATTTTGGTTCTCTAGAGAACCCGAATGTTTATCAGTGAAAATATAAGTTAGAATTAGCTTTATTTCAATCTTTTATTGTGCATCTGGCTGGTATCCATGTGAAAAACCTTATAAGAAAACAATGAGTTGttttgcatattttcttgaaagctacaattacatttttttttttttttgtgaggtTTAAAAGTGCGCAAGAGAATAAACTGATTCCTGTGTAGGAACAGACTCTGCAATCCAAGTTAGAAAAAATTACTGCTCCATTTCACATtaagcttctttttttttttattttttttattctggcttCTGTTTCAAACTTGCATCAGGTAAACATGGCTGCATATTCATGCCTGTGATCTTCAATAACGAACATATCATACACTTTCAGGATCATTGAAGAGACACCCGTTCATACCATGTGCCACTCTCTAGCTTGTGGAATTGGTTGCCATTAGAGTTGGGTTTGGAGTTTTACGAGTGATATAACATAATTCATCATTCCTAAAGCCATTATAACTTTTAGATTTGAAATACTGTACTCAAGAAACAATACAAAGGTGAAAGGTAATGGGGTGAAGTGCCAAGGTAAAAATACAATAAAAAGAGGTCATATGACTCAATTATCAACATTACAGTTGCTCACTGAGCCATTTTCTGAGCGAGGAGAAGATGGAAAGAGTTCAGTGAAGTGTTGAGAAGTTGCTGGCGTAGTTCTTGGTGAGAGATTCACAAACTCCAAGGCTTGTTGTTGTATTTCTAGAGGGTAATCTGCTACACACCCAATTCTTGGACCGGCTCCGGTGGACCATTTTCGTGAGAGTTGATGACCCAATTGATATGAAGATGTTGCCTTTTTGGAATTGATCCTCTCTAATATTTTTATCTTGGGCACATCTGCTCTTGGACTTTGGAGACCACCTGATAAGGTTCTCTTGTAACTTGCTTTCCTTTCAATTCTGAGACTACCTTCTGTTGGTTCTGGGAGTATTAGGTCTTCCACTTCACCATTCGGAATTTCAAGATGAAGAGAATCAGAAGATGCTGAGGCTTCAGTTTTGTTGGCAAAAGCTTCTAATGATCCACTCCCATGAACTGATTTGCTGTCTCCATTGCTCTCGTAGTCATCGGTGGAAGAGCGGATCTACAATACCAAAAATTGAAGATAAGGCTGACTGACTCAAAAGATACAGAAAACAAAACAGTAAGTGTTCACCATTTCCCCTGACTATTGTCCTTGGACCACCTGTATTGTGAGGTAGTGAGAATGGAACACCAAGAA
This window contains:
- the LOC113342928 gene encoding F-box/FBD/LRR-repeat protein At1g16930-like; translation: NIDKFSLACDPHLKESRVRSWLSNLIRGNVKELSLKLIQDGDHPLFIPLSLFTCESLISLELNTYPSIRLPKYINFPSLKRLELSKFDCSSECWNEELFSNSPVLEELILKFGIFSMRNFSISIPTLRLLKIDTSKNVLQDCVFKMDAPRLVSFTYWGSEAKEFVLSSFLVLVKADVCFYFDEEFDSPEERRRVLFSLAHVKCLIVCNRTLQAICPRYYESNYLPTFYNVKMLNISDVINTDEGLIALLKAAPNLESLVFEMHMEDETTDSYDNENEGDAADVAECGSNDECEDNYDEKDYSSLLGIVTTGCMFLHLKSVCFQAFTGKPT